The Primulina eburnea isolate SZY01 chromosome 6, ASM2296580v1, whole genome shotgun sequence genome contains a region encoding:
- the LOC140833859 gene encoding VAN3-binding protein-like isoform X1, with protein sequence MERAQLQPMFRPPETPMEPMEFLSRSWSVSAFEVTKVLAPPLPMLPPRSNHVKNAVIRGGGGETIHEDVPDDLEAASATVSGNPFYFASSETSQLVMERIMSHSQDVSPRTSGRLSHSSGPLNGGQSCVSLTDSPPTSPSEIDDPKNSQWSIPLSNQYKGCAASGTGGGKTLGRWLKDRREKKKEEARVQNAQLHATISVAGVAAAIAAIAAATAVSSRAGKDEQMAKTDMAVASAATLVAAQCVEAAELMGAERERLASVVSSAVNVRSAGDIMTLTAAAATALRGAATLKARAMKEVWNIASVIPVDKGMRVINGGSDNGSSNESFSGELVPGENFLGICSRELLAKGCELLKRTRKGDLHWKIVSVYINRMGQVMLKMKSRHVVGTITKKKKNIVLEVLKDIPPWAGRHLLEGCEHRRYFALKTVARGVVEFECRNQREYDMWTQGVSRLLTIAAADKNIRHKI encoded by the exons ATGGAGAGGGCTCAGCTTCAGCCGATGTTTAGGCCACCAGAAACTCCGATGGAGCCAATGGAGTTTCTGTCACGTTCTTGGAGTGTTTCGGCCTTTGAAGTTACTAAAGTTTTAGCTCCACCACTACCTATGCTTCCGCCGAGGAGTAACCACGTCAAAAACGCCGTAATAAGGGGTGGAGGCGGTGAGACTATACATGAAGATGTACCCGATGACTTGGAGGCTGCTTCGGCCACTGTTTCCGGGAACCCTTTCTACTTTGCTTCTTCCGAGACCTCTCAGCTTGTTATGGAGCGTATCATGTCTCATTCT CAGGATGTATCCCCACGTACTTCAGGAAGGCTATCACACAGCAGCGGCCCTCTCAATGGAGGCCAGAGCTGCGTCTCTCTCACTGACAGCCCCCCTACTTCCCCCTCTGAAATCGATGACCCAAAG AATTCACAATGGAGCATTCCGTTGAGCAACCAGTACAAGGGTTGCGCCGCTAGTGGAACTGGTGGAGGAAAAACATTGGGGCGATGGTTGAAAGACCGAAGAGAGAAAAAGAAAGAGGAGGCAAGGGTGCAAAACGCGCAGCTACATGCTACCATTTCGGTTGCAGGGGTTGCTGCTGCTATAGCTGCGATTGCTGCGGCCACTGCTGTGTCGTCCCGTGCTGGGAAAGATGAACAGATGGCGAAAACCGACATGGCTGTTGCATCTGCCGCCACGTTGGTGGCTGCACAATGTGTTGAAGCAGCTGAGCTGATGGGAGCCGAGCGGGAACGCTTGGCTTCAGTCGTGAGCTCAGCTGTTAATGTTCGTTCAGCTGGTGATATAATGACCTTGACAGCTGCTGCAGCTACAG CACTACGTGGTGCTGCCACATTGAAGGCAAGAGCGATGAAGGAGGTGTGGAACATCGCATCTGTGATCCCTGTGGACAAGGGAATGAGAGTTATAAATGGTGGGAGCGATAACGGAAGTTCAAATGAGAGTTTTAGTGGGGAACTTGTTCCAGGAGAAAATTTTCTTGGAATCTGCAGTAGAGAATTGCTAGCCAAAGGTTGTGAACTTCTGAAAAGAACGCGCAAGG GTGATCTTCATTGGAAAATAGTATCTGTATACATAAACAGAATGGGACAG GTGATGCTCAAGATGAAGAGTAGACATGTTGTTGGGACCATCACTAAAAAGAAAAAGA ATATAGTCTTGGAGGTGTTGAAAGACATCCCGCCATGGGCCGGTCGCCATCTTCTGGAAGGCTGCGAGCACCGGAGATATTTCGCGTTGAAGACAGTTGCGCGAGGAGTAGTCGAGTTCGAGTGTAGGAATCAAAGAGAATATGATATGTGGACTCAAGGGGTTTCAAGATTACTCACAATTGCAGCAGCAGATAAGAACATTAGACACAAGATCTGA
- the LOC140833859 gene encoding VAN3-binding protein-like isoform X2 — protein MERAQLQPMFRPPETPMEPMEFLSRSWSVSAFEVTKVLAPPLPMLPPRSNHVKNAVIRGGGGETIHEDVPDDLEAASATVSGNPFYFASSETSQLVMERIMSHSDVSPRTSGRLSHSSGPLNGGQSCVSLTDSPPTSPSEIDDPKNSQWSIPLSNQYKGCAASGTGGGKTLGRWLKDRREKKKEEARVQNAQLHATISVAGVAAAIAAIAAATAVSSRAGKDEQMAKTDMAVASAATLVAAQCVEAAELMGAERERLASVVSSAVNVRSAGDIMTLTAAAATALRGAATLKARAMKEVWNIASVIPVDKGMRVINGGSDNGSSNESFSGELVPGENFLGICSRELLAKGCELLKRTRKGDLHWKIVSVYINRMGQVMLKMKSRHVVGTITKKKKNIVLEVLKDIPPWAGRHLLEGCEHRRYFALKTVARGVVEFECRNQREYDMWTQGVSRLLTIAAADKNIRHKI, from the exons ATGGAGAGGGCTCAGCTTCAGCCGATGTTTAGGCCACCAGAAACTCCGATGGAGCCAATGGAGTTTCTGTCACGTTCTTGGAGTGTTTCGGCCTTTGAAGTTACTAAAGTTTTAGCTCCACCACTACCTATGCTTCCGCCGAGGAGTAACCACGTCAAAAACGCCGTAATAAGGGGTGGAGGCGGTGAGACTATACATGAAGATGTACCCGATGACTTGGAGGCTGCTTCGGCCACTGTTTCCGGGAACCCTTTCTACTTTGCTTCTTCCGAGACCTCTCAGCTTGTTATGGAGCGTATCATGTCTCATTCT GATGTATCCCCACGTACTTCAGGAAGGCTATCACACAGCAGCGGCCCTCTCAATGGAGGCCAGAGCTGCGTCTCTCTCACTGACAGCCCCCCTACTTCCCCCTCTGAAATCGATGACCCAAAG AATTCACAATGGAGCATTCCGTTGAGCAACCAGTACAAGGGTTGCGCCGCTAGTGGAACTGGTGGAGGAAAAACATTGGGGCGATGGTTGAAAGACCGAAGAGAGAAAAAGAAAGAGGAGGCAAGGGTGCAAAACGCGCAGCTACATGCTACCATTTCGGTTGCAGGGGTTGCTGCTGCTATAGCTGCGATTGCTGCGGCCACTGCTGTGTCGTCCCGTGCTGGGAAAGATGAACAGATGGCGAAAACCGACATGGCTGTTGCATCTGCCGCCACGTTGGTGGCTGCACAATGTGTTGAAGCAGCTGAGCTGATGGGAGCCGAGCGGGAACGCTTGGCTTCAGTCGTGAGCTCAGCTGTTAATGTTCGTTCAGCTGGTGATATAATGACCTTGACAGCTGCTGCAGCTACAG CACTACGTGGTGCTGCCACATTGAAGGCAAGAGCGATGAAGGAGGTGTGGAACATCGCATCTGTGATCCCTGTGGACAAGGGAATGAGAGTTATAAATGGTGGGAGCGATAACGGAAGTTCAAATGAGAGTTTTAGTGGGGAACTTGTTCCAGGAGAAAATTTTCTTGGAATCTGCAGTAGAGAATTGCTAGCCAAAGGTTGTGAACTTCTGAAAAGAACGCGCAAGG GTGATCTTCATTGGAAAATAGTATCTGTATACATAAACAGAATGGGACAG GTGATGCTCAAGATGAAGAGTAGACATGTTGTTGGGACCATCACTAAAAAGAAAAAGA ATATAGTCTTGGAGGTGTTGAAAGACATCCCGCCATGGGCCGGTCGCCATCTTCTGGAAGGCTGCGAGCACCGGAGATATTTCGCGTTGAAGACAGTTGCGCGAGGAGTAGTCGAGTTCGAGTGTAGGAATCAAAGAGAATATGATATGTGGACTCAAGGGGTTTCAAGATTACTCACAATTGCAGCAGCAGATAAGAACATTAGACACAAGATCTGA